In Grus americana isolate bGruAme1 unplaced genomic scaffold, bGruAme1.mat scaffold_485, whole genome shotgun sequence, a single genomic region encodes these proteins:
- the LOC129200772 gene encoding uncharacterized protein LOC129200772, producing the protein MLSEITKSVKFPVPLLSLSHSLVLRHVAFFEAVEATPGAMGCQNQVLLPVAGFAYLRRLCVPACVSLSVPQSLSSLLCSALFRCVCPVPCPTFILPSFFLAFFFVLLSCSPTLFLAPSDRPFPGTFVSLLLAPVFLSPLPSPRLPLLSLCPSVLLLPLPLCPAPCPSCSHSAPASRSPVLFPSVALSFSLSFSLLPSPVLSRSRFLFLFSVALSCSPCRCPSPYLSVRLPALILFSSLAVALPAQGRFCLSVPLPVLVCRSPSRCLSSCRFFLPLCQAPCPRPSLAVPFLASCFLARRRRPPHPAGCPFSPLF; encoded by the coding sequence atgctcagtgaaattactaagagcgttaagtttcccgtgcctttgctttcactctcccattctcttgtcttgcggcacgtcgcattttttgaggccgtggaagcgacaccgggagcgatgggttgtcagaaccaggtcctcctgcctgtcgctggttttgcttaccttcgccgtctctgtgtaccagcctgcgtctctctctctgttcctcaatccctgtcctctcttctctgttctgctttgtttcgctgcgtatgtcccgttccctgtcccacctttatccttccttccttcttcctcgcctttttctttgtccttttgtcctgctccccgaccctgtttctcgctccatctgaccgtccttttcctggcacctttgtgtctctgctccttgcccccgtctttctctcccctctgcccagtcctcgtctccctcttttgtctctctgtccctctgtcctccttctgcctctgcccctctgtcctgctccctgcccctcttgttctcactctgccccagcgtcccgctccccggtcctctttccctctgttgctctctccttttctctctccttctccctgctccccagcccggttctctcacgctcccgcttcctttttttattctctgttgctctgtcctgctccccgtgccgctgtccctcgccgtacctctcggtccggctccctgcccttattctcttttcctccctcgccgtggcgctgcccgcccagggtcgtttctgcctctctgtcccgctccccgtcctggtttgtcggtcgccgtcccgctgcctctcttcctgccgcttcttcctccctctctgtcaggctccctgtccccgtccttcactcgccgtccctttccttgcctcgtgctttctcgctcgccgccgccgccccccccatccagctggctgccccttttctcctctcttctag